The proteins below come from a single Streptomyces sp. B3I8 genomic window:
- a CDS encoding UPF0182 family protein translates to MPDRGGGPTGPRIRVGRPSRRVRTLLMTLGVLAVLGMAFTMFAGFWTDWLWYRSVNYSSVFTTTLWTKIGLFLVFGLLMAIAVGVNIWLAHRLRPPLSAMSAEQQSLDRYRMSIAPYKKWLLLGIAALVGLIAGASAAGQWRTWLLWVNGVPFHQKDPQFHLDVSFYAFDLPWYRFLLGFGFAAAVLSLIAAALTHYLYGGLRVTSPGAHATAAATGHLSVLLGVFVALKAVAYWLDRYGLAVKSSDFKATGNWTGLRYVDANAYLPAKTILFCIAVICALLFFATLWRRTWQLPVIGFGLMVLSAILIGGLYPAIVQKFQVQPNEQAKEAPYVAKNIKATREAYGIDDAEVSEYAGKGKKTDAAQLRKDADAAASLRVLDPNIVSPTFQQKEQVKNYYAFPTNLDVDRYTDKGGKEQDTVIGLRELNLDGVPKNNWINDHFRYTHGYGVVAAKGTTANTNGQPVYTESGLPPTGDLPTYQPRVYYGEKTTTYSIVGGPQKEIDYSDDEGEKTYTYTGDSGVSLSSPINRAAYAVAFNEPQMLYSGAIGDGSRIMYNRTPKERVEAVAPWLTIDGDAYPAVVDGKIQWIVDAYTTTNGYPYASRTTLGDTTADSLTAANNQRAVVAQQNRVNYIRNSVKATVDAYSGEVKLYQWDTKDPVLKTWMKAFPHTVQPKTKISSDLMAHLRYPQDLFKVQRELLTRYHVKDAQTFLSGSEVWQVPDDPTNKAGDAVPPYYLSMKMPDQQSQAFSLTTTFTPNGRDNLSAFMAVDSEAGTKDYGRIRILQLTSSTADGPKQVQSQFNSNSQENITEFIRQVRNGDSEIEYGNLLTVPLDEGLLYVEPVYVRGGGLKLPLLRKVLMTYGGRTAFENTLDEALNKLFPTGSSTTPPPESDQDTTTPPPTSNPTVKEALGDAQTAFAAGQEALKKGDWEAYGKAQKDLQDALKRAEDAQAAAGKSNSGDSKSSDGKSSDGKKGDKSAGSADG, encoded by the coding sequence ATGCCGGACCGCGGCGGAGGCCCGACGGGGCCACGGATCAGAGTGGGCCGCCCGTCCCGGCGTGTCCGGACCCTGCTGATGACGCTCGGCGTCCTGGCCGTCCTCGGCATGGCGTTCACCATGTTCGCCGGCTTCTGGACGGACTGGCTGTGGTACCGGTCGGTGAACTACTCCTCCGTGTTCACCACCACCCTGTGGACCAAGATCGGCCTGTTCCTCGTCTTCGGCCTGCTGATGGCGATCGCGGTCGGGGTCAACATCTGGCTCGCCCACCGGCTCCGCCCGCCGCTGAGCGCGATGTCCGCGGAACAGCAGAGCCTGGACCGCTACCGCATGAGCATCGCCCCGTACAAGAAATGGCTGCTGCTCGGCATCGCCGCCCTGGTCGGGCTGATCGCCGGCGCCTCCGCGGCCGGCCAGTGGCGGACCTGGCTGCTGTGGGTGAACGGCGTGCCGTTCCACCAGAAGGACCCCCAGTTCCATCTGGACGTCTCCTTCTACGCCTTCGACCTGCCCTGGTACCGCTTCCTGCTCGGCTTCGGCTTCGCCGCCGCCGTGCTCTCCCTGATCGCCGCCGCGCTCACCCACTACCTGTACGGCGGACTGCGGGTCACCAGCCCCGGCGCGCACGCCACGGCCGCCGCGACCGGACACCTGTCGGTCCTGCTCGGCGTCTTCGTGGCCCTCAAGGCGGTCGCCTACTGGCTCGACCGGTACGGACTGGCGGTGAAGTCCAGCGACTTCAAGGCCACCGGCAACTGGACGGGTCTGCGTTACGTCGACGCCAACGCCTATCTGCCGGCCAAGACGATCCTGTTCTGCATCGCCGTCATCTGCGCGTTGCTGTTCTTCGCCACCCTGTGGCGGCGCACCTGGCAGCTCCCCGTCATCGGCTTCGGTCTGATGGTGCTCTCCGCCATCCTCATCGGCGGTCTGTACCCGGCGATCGTGCAGAAGTTCCAGGTCCAGCCGAACGAGCAGGCCAAGGAAGCGCCCTACGTCGCCAAGAACATCAAGGCGACCCGCGAGGCGTACGGCATCGACGACGCCGAGGTCTCCGAGTACGCGGGCAAGGGCAAGAAGACCGACGCCGCCCAGCTCCGCAAGGACGCGGACGCCGCGGCGAGCCTCAGGGTGCTCGACCCCAACATCGTCTCGCCGACGTTCCAGCAGAAGGAGCAGGTGAAGAACTACTACGCCTTCCCGACCAACCTGGACGTCGACCGCTACACCGACAAGGGCGGCAAGGAACAGGACACGGTCATCGGTCTGCGGGAGCTGAACCTCGACGGTGTCCCGAAGAACAACTGGATCAACGACCACTTCCGCTACACCCACGGCTACGGCGTGGTCGCCGCCAAGGGCACCACGGCCAACACCAACGGCCAGCCGGTGTACACCGAGTCCGGCCTGCCGCCCACCGGTGACCTGCCGACGTACCAGCCGCGGGTCTACTACGGGGAGAAGACCACCACGTACTCGATCGTCGGCGGTCCCCAGAAGGAGATCGACTACTCCGACGACGAGGGCGAGAAGACCTACACCTACACGGGCGACAGTGGCGTCAGCCTTTCCAGTCCGATCAACCGGGCCGCGTACGCGGTGGCGTTCAACGAACCGCAGATGCTGTACTCCGGGGCCATCGGCGACGGCTCGCGCATCATGTACAACCGCACGCCCAAGGAGCGCGTCGAGGCGGTCGCCCCCTGGCTGACGATCGACGGCGACGCCTACCCGGCGGTGGTCGACGGCAAGATCCAGTGGATCGTCGACGCCTACACGACCACCAACGGCTATCCGTACGCCTCGCGCACCACTCTGGGCGACACGACGGCGGACTCGCTCACCGCGGCCAACAACCAGCGGGCGGTGGTCGCCCAGCAGAACCGGGTCAACTACATCCGCAACTCGGTCAAGGCGACGGTCGACGCGTACAGCGGCGAGGTCAAGCTCTACCAGTGGGACACGAAGGATCCCGTCCTGAAGACCTGGATGAAGGCCTTCCCGCACACGGTCCAGCCGAAGACGAAGATCTCCTCGGACCTGATGGCCCATCTGCGGTACCCGCAGGACCTGTTCAAGGTGCAACGAGAACTGCTCACCCGCTACCACGTGAAGGACGCGCAGACGTTCCTCAGCGGCAGCGAGGTGTGGCAGGTGCCGGACGACCCGACCAACAAGGCGGGCGACGCGGTGCCGCCGTACTACCTGAGCATGAAAATGCCCGACCAGCAGTCGCAGGCGTTTTCGTTGACGACGACGTTCACGCCCAACGGCCGGGACAACCTCAGCGCCTTCATGGCGGTCGACTCCGAGGCCGGGACGAAGGACTACGGCCGCATCAGAATCCTGCAACTGACCAGTTCGACGGCCGACGGTCCCAAACAGGTGCAGAGCCAGTTCAACTCGAACTCCCAGGAGAACATCACCGAGTTCATCAGACAGGTGAGGAACGGTGACTCTGAGATCGAGTACGGCAACCTCCTCACGGTCCCGCTGGACGAAGGACTGCTCTACGTGGAGCCGGTCTACGTACGCGGTGGCGGACTGAAGCTGCCACTGCTGCGCAAGGTGCTGATGACCTACGGCGGCAGGACGGCGTTCGAGAACACGCTGGACGAGGCGCTGAACAAGCTCTTCCCCACAGGGAGTTCGACGACGCCGCCACCGGAGTCCGACCAGGACACCACCACTCCGCCGCCGACGAGCAATCCGACGGTGAAGGAAGCGCTCGGCGACGCCCAGACAGCCTTCGCCGCCGGGCAGGAAGCCCTCAAGAAGGGTGACTGGGAGGCGTACGGCAAGGCGCAGAAGGACCTCCAGGACGCGCTGAAGCGGGCGGAGGACGCGCAGGCCGCGGCCGGCAAGAGCAACTCCGGCGACAGCAAGAGCAGCGACGGCAAGAGCAGCGACGGCAAGAAGGGCGACAAGAGCGCCGGCTCGGCCGACGGCTGA